Within the Streptomyces vilmorinianum genome, the region CGCTCCGGACCGAGGAGAGACCATGACCGCGACCGACCCCGCTCTCACCGCCCTCTCCCAGGGCTGGTGCGCCCTCTCGCTGCTGCACGGCAGGATCGAATCCCACATCGAGCGCGCGCTGGAGGCCGCGCACGGCCTGAGCGTGCGCGAGTTCTCGCTGCTCGATGTGCTCAGCCGCCAGCACAGCGGTCCCGGCGGCCATCTCCAGATGAAGCAGGTCGCCGACGCCGTCGTACTCAGCCAGAGCGCCACCACACGGCTGGTGACCCGCCTGGAGGACCGCGGTCTGCTCACGCGCTACCTCTGCACCACCGACCGGCGCGGCATCTACACCGATGTCACCGAAGCCGGTCTGAAGCTGCTCGAAGAGGCCCGGCCCACCAACGACGGGGCGCTGCGCGAGGCCCTCGACGAGGCGGCGAAGAATCCGGAGCTGGCTCCCCTGGTCCGCGTCGTCGAAGGACTCCACGTTCCGGCCTAGCCGGACGGATCCGGGGGCGTACGCTGCGCCTCATGAGCGATCTTGAGATACGGCCTGCCACCGCGGAGGATCTCCCCCACATCGTCGCCATGCTCGCCGACGATCCGCTGGGCGCCCAGCGGGAGTCCCCCGACGACCTCACCCCCTACACCGCGGCCTTCGAGCGGCTCGCCCAGGACCCGAACCAGCATCTGGTCGTGGCCGTGCGCGGGAGCAAGGTCGCCGGCACGCTTCAGCTCACGATCATTCCCGGGCTCTCCCGCCGTGGCTCCACACGGTCGGTCATCGAAGGCGTCCGTATCCACGCGGAGGAGCGCGGCGGCGGTCTGGGAACGCGGCTCATCGAGTGGGCCGTCGACGAATCCCGGCGTCAGCACTGCCAGTTGGTGCAGCTGACCTCCGACGCCACCCGCACGGACGCCCACCGCTTCTACGAGCGACTCGGGTTCGAGGCATCCCATGTGGGCTTCAAGCTGAGCCTCTGAAGGCCTTGAGGGCGCCTTGAGGGCGCCTTGAGGGCCTTCACGGGCAGGCCCCCGGAGGGCACACACGCCCCCCGGCCTGGCGTTTCACGTGAAACATCGGCTCAGAGACCGCGCCAGCCCGCCTCGTCCACTCCACCGGGCACCGCCTCGCCCTGCTCGTACGGCTCGCGCGTGAAGACGAAGGACGCCAGATCGAGATGGCTCACCGAGCCGTCGGCTCGTCGCACCACCCGCAGCGTCTCCCCCGCGTAGTAGCCGTTCAGTCCGATCCATCCACCGCCGGGCAGCGCCCGGAAACTCGCCCGCCGCCCGGCGCCGCGCAGCGGCTCGAGAACCACGCTCCGGTCGGCCCCAAGTCGTAGCCCGTACGCGTACGTTCCCCAGTACCAGGGACCGGTGAGTTCCAGCAGCTCCTGGTCGACCTCGTCCGCGGGCAGCGGCCGCCACGGCTCGGGGAACCTGGGTTCGGCCTCCGCCACGATGCGTACGAGATCCGCGGCCACCACCGATGTCAGCGGACCGGAGGTCGCATTGGCGAGCGCGACCGCCGCGACCCCGTCCTCGACGCTC harbors:
- a CDS encoding GNAT family N-acetyltransferase gives rise to the protein MSDLEIRPATAEDLPHIVAMLADDPLGAQRESPDDLTPYTAAFERLAQDPNQHLVVAVRGSKVAGTLQLTIIPGLSRRGSTRSVIEGVRIHAEERGGGLGTRLIEWAVDESRRQHCQLVQLTSDATRTDAHRFYERLGFEASHVGFKLSL
- a CDS encoding MarR family winged helix-turn-helix transcriptional regulator; its protein translation is MTATDPALTALSQGWCALSLLHGRIESHIERALEAAHGLSVREFSLLDVLSRQHSGPGGHLQMKQVADAVVLSQSATTRLVTRLEDRGLLTRYLCTTDRRGIYTDVTEAGLKLLEEARPTNDGALREALDEAAKNPELAPLVRVVEGLHVPA